In one window of Equus asinus isolate D_3611 breed Donkey chromosome 16, EquAss-T2T_v2, whole genome shotgun sequence DNA:
- the PALMD gene encoding palmdelphin gives MEEAELVKERLQAITDKRKVQEEISQKRLKIEEEKLKHQHLKKKALREKWLLDGISSGKEQEEMKKQNQQDQHQIQVLEQSILRLEKEIQDLEKAELQISTNEEAILKKLKLIERTTEDIIKSVKVEKEETSGESIEDIYANIPDLPKSYVPSRLRKERNEGIEDDEQNRKALYAMEIKVEKDLKTGESTVLSSIPLPSDDFKGTGIKVYDDGQKSVYAVSSNHSAAYNGTDGLAPVEVEELLRQASERNSKSPTEYHEPVYANPFCRPITPQREKVTPGPNFQERIKIKVNGLGNDMNESTHNMDNGFSEESGNSFNHINPVRPIPHPRSMTPQTEETPHTLQKRLMTPWEESNVLQDKYARSPEARLSPSKALVGKSEREGSSPTCQEDEEDVRYNIVHSLPPDMDGTEPVTMIFMGYQQAEDNEEEKKRLMGYDGIIHAELVVIDDEEEEGEGEAEKPSYHPIAPYSQVYQPAKPTPLPRKRPEVNPHENTNHKSPHKNSISLKEQEESLGSPVHHSPLDVQIAGDGTEDPSLTALRMRMAKLGKKVI, from the exons AAAAAGGCCTTGAGAGAGAAATGGCTTCTAGATGGAATCAGCAGTGGAAAAGAACAGGAAGAGATGAAGAAGCAAAATCAACAAGACCAGCACCAGATCCAGGTTCTAGAACAGAGTATCCTCAG ACTTGAGAAAGAGATCCAAGATCTTGAAAAGGCTGAATTGCAAATCTCAACCAATGAAGAGGcaattttaaagaaactaaaattaattGAGAGGACAACAGAAGATATAATAAAG tctgtgaaggtggaaaaagaagaaacatcgGGAG AGTCAATTGAAGACATCTATGCTAATATCCCTGACCTTCCAAAATCCTACGTACCTTCCAgattaaggaaggaaagaaatgaaggaatagaggatgatgaacaaaatagaaaag CTTTGTATGCCATGGAAATTAAGGTTGAAAAAGACTTGAAGACTGGAGAAAGTACAGTCCTGTCTTCAATACCTCTCCCATCAGATGACTTTAAAGGTACAGGCATAAAAGTTTATGACGACGGGCAAAAGTCAGTATATGCAGTAAGCTCTAATCACAGTGCAGCATACAACGGCACCGATGGCCTGGCACCAGTTGAGGTAGAGGAACTTTTAAGACAAGCTTCAGAGAGAAACTCTAAATCTCCCACAGAGTATCACGAGCCTGTATATGCCAATCCATTTTGCAGGCCTATTACTCCACAGAGAGAGAAGGTAACCCCTGGACCAAACTTTCAAGAAAGGATAAAGATTAAAGTTAATGGACTGGGAAATGATATGAATGAATCCACACACAATATGGACAATGGATTTTCAGAGGAGAGTGGCAACAGCTTCAATCATATCAATCCTGTTCGGCCAATACCTCATCCCCGATCAATGACTCCACAAACAGAGGAGACACCCCACACCCTACAAAAGAGGCTGATGACTCCTTGGGAAGAATCGAATGTGCTGCAGGACAAGTATGCACGCTCTCCAGAGGCAAGATTGAGTCCCAGCAAAGCACTAGTTGGGAAGTCAGAACGCGAGGGTTCTTCTCCTACTTGCCAAGAGGATGAGGAAGATGTTAGATATAATATAGTTCATTCCCTGCCTCCTGACATGGATGGTACAGAACCTGTGACGATGATTTTCATGGGGTATCAGCAGGCAGAAgacaatgaagaagaaaagaagcgtCTGATGGGGTATGACGGGATCATCCACGCTGAGCTGGTTGTGattgatgatgaggaggaggagggtgaagGAGAAGCTGAGAAGCCATCCTACCATCCCATAGCTCCCTATAGTCAGGTTTACCAGCCTGCCAAACCAACACCACTTCCTCGCAAGAGACCGGAAGTTAATCCTCATGAAAACACAAACCATAAATCTCCCCACAAAAATTCCATATCCCTGAAAGAGCAAGAAGAAAGCTTAGGCAGCCCGGTCCACCATTCTCCGCTTGATGTGCAGATAGCTGGAGATGGGACTGAGGATCCGTCTTTAACAG cTTTAAGAATGAGAATGGCAAAGCTTGGGAAAAAAGTTATCTGA